One genomic segment of Homo sapiens chromosome 14, GRCh38.p14 Primary Assembly includes these proteins:
- the VCPKMT gene encoding protein N-lysine methyltransferase METTL21D isoform X3, which yields MADTLESSLEDPLRSFVRVLEKRDGTVLRLQQYSSGGVGCVVWDAAIVLSKYLETPEFSGDGAHALSRRSVLELGSGTGAVGLMAATLGADVVVTDLEELQDLLKMNINMNKHLVTGSVQAKVLKWGEEIEGFPSPPDFILMADCIYYEESLEPLLKTLKDISGFETCIICCYEQRTMGKNPEIEKKYFE from the exons ATGGCGGATACGCTGGAGTCCTCGCTGGAGGACCCACTGCGGAGCTTTGTGCGAGTTTTGGAGAAGCGGGATGGTACAGTGCTACGACTACAGCAGTATAGCTCCGGTGGCGTGGGTTGCGTTGTGTGGGACGCTGCCATTGTCCTTTCTAAATACCTGGAAACGCCCGAGTTTTCTGGCGACGGGGCCCACGCGCTGAGCCGGCGGTCGGTGCTGGAGCTGGGTTCGGGCACCGGGGCCGTGGGGCTCATGGCTGCTACCCTCGG GGCTGATGTTGTAGTCACCGATCTTGAGGAATTGCAAGACTTGCTGAAGATGAATATTAATATGAACAAGCAtcttgtcactggttctgttcaAGCCAAGGTACTGAAATG GGGGGAAGAAATAGAAGGCTTTCCTTCTCCACCCGACTTCATACTGATGGCCGACTGCATATACTATGAAGAG tctTTGGAGCCATTGCTGAAAACTCTAAAAGATATCAGCGGATTTGAAACTTGTATTATATGTTGTTATGAACAACGAACAATGGGGAAAAATccagaaattgagaaaaaatattttgag
- the VCPKMT gene encoding protein N-lysine methyltransferase METTL21D isoform b (isoform b is encoded by transcript variant 2) has translation MADTLESSLEDPLRSFVRVLEKRDGTVLRLQQYSSGGVGCVVWDAAIVLSKYLETPEFSGDGAHALSRRSVLELGSGTGAVGLMAATLGADVVVTDLEELQDLLKMNINMNKHLVTGSVQAKVLKWGEEIEGFPSPPDFILMADCIYYEESLEPLLKTLKDISGFETCIICCYEQRTMGKNPEIEKKYFEKFPS, from the exons ATGGCGGATACGCTGGAGTCCTCGCTGGAGGACCCACTGCGGAGCTTTGTGCGAGTTTTGGAGAAGCGGGATGGTACAGTGCTACGACTACAGCAGTATAGCTCCGGTGGCGTGGGTTGCGTTGTGTGGGACGCTGCCATTGTCCTTTCTAAATACCTGGAAACGCCCGAGTTTTCTGGCGACGGGGCCCACGCGCTGAGCCGGCGGTCGGTGCTGGAGCTGGGTTCGGGCACCGGGGCCGTGGGGCTCATGGCTGCTACCCTCGG GGCTGATGTTGTAGTCACCGATCTTGAGGAATTGCAAGACTTGCTGAAGATGAATATTAATATGAACAAGCAtcttgtcactggttctgttcaAGCCAAGGTACTGAAATG GGGGGAAGAAATAGAAGGCTTTCCTTCTCCACCCGACTTCATACTGATGGCCGACTGCATATACTATGAAGAG tctTTGGAGCCATTGCTGAAAACTCTAAAAGATATCAGCGGATTTGAAACTTGTATTATATGTTGTTATGAACAACGAACAATGGGGAAAAATccagaaattgagaaaaaatattttgag